Sequence from the Saccharopolyspora pogona genome:
CCATTTACCGCTCGGTGGCCGCCGTCGAGATCGTCACCGACCACGTGGCGACCACCGAAGTCGTGGAGCAGGTCGTCGCCGCGCTGTCCGTGCGCAACACGCCGTCCAGCTGATCATGACGGTCGGGAGTGGGATGCTTCCAACCGCACCCACCGCCGGTCAAGGGGTGGGGCCAAGCCGAGAACTCGCTCAGCCGAAGGGACGATGATGACCGAACCGGTGCGGATCAGGGTGGCCAGCCAGCAGCCCTACGATGTGGTGGTCGGCCGGGGACTGCTCGGCGAGCTCGTCGACTTCCTGCGCGACGCATCGGTGGTGGCGCTGGTGCACCAGCCCACCATCACCAGCACGGTGGAGGCGGTCCGCGAGGAGCTGACCTCGGCCGGGGTGGACGCGCACCGGGTGGAGATCCCGGACGCCGAGGACGGCAAGAGCCTGCAGGTCGCCGGGTTCTGCTGGGAGGTCCTGGGCAAGGTCGGCATGGACCGCAACGGCGTGGTGGTGTCCTTCGGCGGCGGCGCGGTCACCGACGTCGCCGGTTTCGTCGCCGGGACGTGGATGCGCGGGGTCCGCGTGGTGCACGTGCCGACCACGCTGCTGGGCATGGTGGACGCCGCGGTCGGCGGCAAGACCGGCATCAACACCGACGCGGGCAAGAACCTGGTCGGGTTGTTCCACGAGCCGAGCCTGGTGCTGGCCGACCTGGCGACGTTGGAGGGGCTGCCGCGCAACGAGCTCGTGGCCGGCATGGCCGAGATCGTCAAGGCGGGCTTCATCGCCGACCCGGAGATCCTGCGGCTCATCGAGGCAGACCCGGCGGTGGCGACCGATCCGGCCGGTGACGTGCTGGGCGAGCTGGTGCGCCGGTCGATCCAGGTCAAGGCCGACGTGGTCGCCGCGGACCTGAAGGAATCGCACCTGCGCGAGGTGCTCAACTACGGCCACACGCTGGCCCACGCCATCGAGCGCCGGGAGCGCTACCGCTGGCGGCATGGCGCGGCGGTCAGCGTCGGGCTGGTGTTCGCCGCGGAGCTGGCGCGGCTGGCCGGGCGGCTGGACGACGAGACCGCCGACCGGCACAAGCGGGTCCTCGACCTGCTGGGCCTGCCGACCAGCTACGCCCCGGACGCGCTCGGCCAGCTGCTGGAGGCGATGCGGGTGGACAAGAAGACCCGCTCCGGGGTGCTGCGGTTCGTGGTCCTGGACGGCCTGGCCAAGCCCGGTCGCCTCGAGGGACCGGACCCGTCGCTGATCGCCGCCGCGTACTCGGCGGTCACCGGCGGCCAGGCCAAGCCGGGTTCGGAGGTGCTGCTGTGAAGGTCCTCGTCCTCAACGGGCCGAACCTCGGTCGCCTGGGCAAGCGCGAGCCCTCGGTCTACGGCAGCACCACCTACGCCGACCTGGTCGGGATGTGCGAGCGCGCCGGCAAGGAGCTGGGCGTGGAGGTGGCGGTCCGGCAGACCGACCACGAGGGCGAGATGGTCCAGTGGCTGCACGAGGCCGCCGACCAGCGGTGGCCGGTGGTGCTCAACGCGGGCGCGTGGACGCACTACTCCATCGCGGTGCGCGACGCGGCGGCGCAGCTCGAAGCGGACCTGATCGAGCTGCACATCTCCAACGTGCACAAGCGCGAGGAGTTCCGGCACACCAGTTACCTGTCCGACGTCTCGACCGCGGTCATCGCCGGCCTCGGCGTCGAGGGCTATCCGCTAGCGATCCGGTGGCTGGCCGACAAGTCGCGCAGCTAGTTCCTTTTCCGGGCCGTGTGTCTTTTGGGGCGCTGTAGAGGCTGTTTCCATTCTCGTCCTGCGTGGCGGTGCGGGTGGCGGCCCCCCTGCGGGAATTACGGTCGCCGTCTGGACTGCGGGAAACCGGACTCATGAATGCCAATTCACCACGTCGGGGACCGTTCTCGCCAAAAGCCCCGACGGGGTGGGCACAGCCTGAGAACCCGCGGCGGTACGAGCCGCGAGGGTGGGCCAAGCGGTTGCGCCGCTTGAAAGGCATGAGCCCGCCGCCCTACCGCGCACTCCGGACGATCACTTCCAGGGCAGCCTCTACCGCAACCCAGAAGACTCACGGCCACGTGCCCAGCGGCGATACGTCGGTAGTGAGTCCTGCGGCCCGCGCGTTGCAAGTAAATTGGGCGGAGGTGTCCTTCACCTCGGTGTTGGCGCGGGTCTGGGGGGAGCATCGGTGAGGGATCGGATTCCGTTGCGGCGATTGGCCGGGTTGGCCGCGGTGGTGCTGCTGGCCGGGTGCGCGCCGGTCGAGGGCACGCCCCAGCCGCAGGCCGAGCAGCGGGTTGAGCCTCCCGAGGCACCGATCGCTCTGGGCGTCGGTGGCGCGCGGGGCAGCGCCGGGGTGGTGGTCGCCGGAGGGTTGCCCGCGCCCTACAACTACGGGCCGACGGTGTTGCAGGACGGCGGGCAGTACCGCACCTGGTGGTGCAGCCAGCTGCCCGGGATCGGCCCGCCGGGCGACGACATCTTGACGGCCGCGTCGGGTAGCCCCGACGGGCCCTTCACCGCTGCCGGTGGCGCTCCCGCGGTGCCCATCTTCAGCGGCCAACCCGGCGGGTTCGACGGCAAGCACACCTGCGACCCGTCGGTGTTGAAAGTGGACGGTCGCTACTACCTTTACTACACGGGCGCGGCCGGGGATCACGCGCACGGCAACGCCATCGGCGTCGCCAGCAGCCCCGACGGCCTCTCCTGGCGGCGGGAGGCCGGCGGCCGCCCGATCGCTACGGCTTCCGGCGAGGTGAACCGGGAGAACGTCTACGGCGCGGGTCAGCCCTCCGCGCTGTACCTGGACGGCTGGTTCTACCTGATGTTCACCGACACCACTGCTTCCGGGGCGGGCTGGAACGGCGCTGGCCAGTTCGTGCTCCGCGCGCGCAATCCCGAGTTCACCGACCAGCCGCAGGCCTTGACCGAGAAGGGTTTCGACGCCGCGGGCGCCAAGCGGTCGCGTTCGGTGGTGGACGCGTTCAGTGCGGACTGGATGTGGGTTCCGGCGCTGGACGCGTTCGCGATCGCCCACCAGACCGTGACGGGCACCACGATCACCTTCTGGGACCGGGATTTCACCCGCCATCCCTACGTACCGGTGGTCGTGCCCGGCCCCTGGCAGGAAGGCCCAGGTCTCGTCCGCGGTCCCGGCGGGCACGCGCCCGTGTCCACAGTGGATCCTTGCGGGACGGTTCCGGTGGACCTTCTCCGCGCCACCGCGTTGTTCCCGGCTCCGACCGACATCCGCCACTTCGGCATCGACGTCACCGGGGCCGAAGGGTGCCGGACGCCCAGGCAGGCGGCGGCGGTCCTCGACGGCTTCGCGGCGCCATCTCCGGCTCGCACGGTCGATGTGGTGCGCAATGGGCAGCGGGTCCGCGTCGAGCGCCGCTCCGTCGCGGAGCAATTGGTCACCAGGGTTCTCGACGTGAGGGTGCCCGCGCTGGACGGGCTCCCGGTCGCCGGCACCATCCGTGCCGCGGCGCCCGCGATGCGATCCCCGCGGGGGGTGGTCGGTCTGCTCGACGACAAGAGTCTACTGTGGACGATAAGCGCGGAGGCCGCCGCCGCCAACGGTTCGACGATCGCCGACGTCTCCCAGCAGGAGTGGGACGCGCACGCCCCGGCCGGTGACCTCCGCCGCTGATCAGCGCTCGGCTACCGGGCCGGTTCCGCGGCGGACTGGGCAGGCGGTGGAGGTGTCCCGGCACGGGCCGCACGACTGGACGGTCGACGCGAACATCGACCGCGTCGACTTCCCGGCGGTCGGCGTGGAGTCCGGATCTGCCGGAGCGGCAGGCGAATTCGTCGACGCGAGCACCGACCGGGACCTGCCGCGCGGGGAAGCACCTCCAGGATCCGCCCGCGAACGCAGCCCCCGCCGAGCCGACCGGTTCCGGCACCACCACGGACACCGGTTCGGGGCCGGCGAGGTTGCGAATTATCTTTTCCGTGACTATTCAACCAGGGGCGAGAGGACCCGTGAGCACTTTTGGGTGCCATAGCGCCCAGAAACGCTCACGGCACCCGCGCAACCAGGTCACGCCGTCAGGTCACGCCGTCAGGTCACGCGGTCCGGTCACGCCGTCGGGTCACGCCGTCCGGTCACGCCGTCAGGTCACGCGGTCCGGTCACGCCGTCGGGTCACGCGGTCCGGTCACGCCGTCCGGTCACGCGGTCCGGCGGAAGGTTCGGCGGTAGGCGGCGGGGCTGGTGCCGAGCCGCAGGCGCAGGTGCTTTCGCAGCGACGCCGCGGTGTTCAGGCCGGACTGCTCCGCGACCGCGTCGATCGGCAGGTCGGTCGCCTCCAGGAGGTGGCGGGCGCGTTCGATGCGTTGCTGCAGCAGCCAGTCCAGCGGGCTGGTGCCGGTCTCCTCCCGGAACCTGCGGGTGAAGGTGCGCACGCTCATCCCGGCCTGGACCGCCACGTCGTCCAGGGTGAGGTGCTCGGCGAGGCGTTCGAGCAGCCACGCGCGCGTCGGTGCGGTGCCGTTGCCGCCGGTTTCCGGCAGCGGCCGCTCGATGAACTGGGACTGGCCGCCGTCCCGCCACGGCGGCACGACGCTGGAACGGGCCGCGTGGTTGGCGACCTCCCTGCCGTGGTCGCGGCGGATCACGTGCAGGCACAGGTCGATCCCGGCGGCCACCCCGGCCGAGGTCAGCACGTCGCCGTCGTCCACGAACAGCACGTCCGGGTGCAGCCGCACCTGCGGGTAGAGCCGCTGGAACCGCTGGACGTGCGCCCAGTGCGTGGTCGCCGGGCGCTCGTCGAGCAGCCCGGCCGCGGCGAGCACGAAGGCGCCGGTGCAGATCGACATGATCCGCGTGCCGCGCGGCAGCCCGGCCAGGTAGTCCGCCAGCTCCGCGTCGAGGCTGCCGTCGGTGCGCGGCCCCGCGACGTAGGTGCCCGGGATGATCAGCGTGTCCGGCGCGGTCAGGTAGTCCGGGCTGGCCCCGGGCAGGATGGAGAACCCCTTGGTGGTGTGGATCGGGCCGCCGTCGAGGCTGCAGACCTGGACGTCGTAGAACGGCTCGCCGTCCTCGTCGCGGGCGCCGGCGAAGATCTGCGAGGGGATCGCCAGGTCGAAGCCGACGACGTCGGGGATGCCGAGCACGGCGATCCGGTGCGGGCTGGTGGCCATGGCCGGATC
This genomic interval carries:
- the aroB gene encoding 3-dehydroquinate synthase — translated: MTEPVRIRVASQQPYDVVVGRGLLGELVDFLRDASVVALVHQPTITSTVEAVREELTSAGVDAHRVEIPDAEDGKSLQVAGFCWEVLGKVGMDRNGVVVSFGGGAVTDVAGFVAGTWMRGVRVVHVPTTLLGMVDAAVGGKTGINTDAGKNLVGLFHEPSLVLADLATLEGLPRNELVAGMAEIVKAGFIADPEILRLIEADPAVATDPAGDVLGELVRRSIQVKADVVAADLKESHLREVLNYGHTLAHAIERRERYRWRHGAAVSVGLVFAAELARLAGRLDDETADRHKRVLDLLGLPTSYAPDALGQLLEAMRVDKKTRSGVLRFVVLDGLAKPGRLEGPDPSLIAAAYSAVTGGQAKPGSEVLL
- the aroQ gene encoding type II 3-dehydroquinate dehydratase, with the protein product MKVLVLNGPNLGRLGKREPSVYGSTTYADLVGMCERAGKELGVEVAVRQTDHEGEMVQWLHEAADQRWPVVLNAGAWTHYSIAVRDAAAQLEADLIELHISNVHKREEFRHTSYLSDVSTAVIAGLGVEGYPLAIRWLADKSRS
- a CDS encoding glycoside hydrolase family protein, with amino-acid sequence MRDRIPLRRLAGLAAVVLLAGCAPVEGTPQPQAEQRVEPPEAPIALGVGGARGSAGVVVAGGLPAPYNYGPTVLQDGGQYRTWWCSQLPGIGPPGDDILTAASGSPDGPFTAAGGAPAVPIFSGQPGGFDGKHTCDPSVLKVDGRYYLYYTGAAGDHAHGNAIGVASSPDGLSWRREAGGRPIATASGEVNRENVYGAGQPSALYLDGWFYLMFTDTTASGAGWNGAGQFVLRARNPEFTDQPQALTEKGFDAAGAKRSRSVVDAFSADWMWVPALDAFAIAHQTVTGTTITFWDRDFTRHPYVPVVVPGPWQEGPGLVRGPGGHAPVSTVDPCGTVPVDLLRATALFPAPTDIRHFGIDVTGAEGCRTPRQAAAVLDGFAAPSPARTVDVVRNGQRVRVERRSVAEQLVTRVLDVRVPALDGLPVAGTIRAAAPAMRSPRGVVGLLDDKSLLWTISAEAAAANGSTIADVSQQEWDAHAPAGDLRR
- a CDS encoding GlxA family transcriptional regulator is translated as MATSPHRIAVLGIPDVVGFDLAIPSQIFAGARDEDGEPFYDVQVCSLDGGPIHTTKGFSILPGASPDYLTAPDTLIIPGTYVAGPRTDGSLDAELADYLAGLPRGTRIMSICTGAFVLAAAGLLDERPATTHWAHVQRFQRLYPQVRLHPDVLFVDDGDVLTSAGVAAGIDLCLHVIRRDHGREVANHAARSSVVPPWRDGGQSQFIERPLPETGGNGTAPTRAWLLERLAEHLTLDDVAVQAGMSVRTFTRRFREETGTSPLDWLLQQRIERARHLLEATDLPIDAVAEQSGLNTAASLRKHLRLRLGTSPAAYRRTFRRTA